TCGTGCGGGCGGTCGTCGCCCAGGGCACGACGGTGCTGCTGACCACGCAGTATCTGGACGAGGCAGACCAACTGGCGTCCCGTATCGCCGTGATCGACCACGGCAAGGTGATCGCGGAGGGTACGAAGGGCGAGCTGAAGGCCTCGGTCGGCTCCGGCGCCGTCCATCTGCGGCTGCGCGACGCCGATCAGCGGCCGGAGGCCGAGCGGGTGCTCGCGGCCGCGCTCAACGCCGAAGTGCAGCTGGACTCCGATCCGGTGGCCCTGACCGCCCGGGTCAACGGACACGGCACCGAGCAGGGCGCGGCGGAGCAGGCCGCGCGGGCGCTCGCCGAGCTGGCGCGCTCCGGAATCACCGTGGACAACTTCGCGCTGGGCCAGCCCAGCCTGGACGAGGTCTTCCTCGCCCTGACCGACAAGAAGGGGACGGCGGCATGAGCACCGCGACCACCACCAAGGACGTCGACGATCTCGTACTCGAAGCCCCGAAGGCGGAGGATCTGGCCGCCCTGCTGGTGAGAAAGCAACGCCCACCGCGGCCCAGCGCGCTCTCCGCCTCGCTGACCTTCGGCTGGCGGGCCATGCTCAAGATCAAGCATGTGCCGGAGCAGCTCTTCGATGTGACGGCCTTCCCGATCATGATGGTGCTGATGTACACGTACCTCTTCGGAGGGGCGCTGGCCGGCTCGGTCTCGGCGTACATCCAGTTCCTGCTGCCCGGCATCCTCACCATGAGCGTCGTGATGATCACGATGTACACGGGCGTCGCGGTCAACACCGACATCACCAAGGGCGTCTTCGACCGCTTCCGTACGCTGCCGATCTGGCGGCCGTCCCCGATGGTCGGCTATCTGCTCGGCGATGTGGTCCGCTATGTGCTCGCTTCGGCGGTGATGCTGGCCGTCGGCATGATCATCGGTTACCGGCCGCACGGCGGACCGCTCGGCGTGGTGCTCGGCGTCGCGCTGCTGATGGTCTTCTCGTTCGCCTTCTCCTGGGTCTGGACGATGTTCGGTCTGCTGCTGCGCACGGAGAAGTCGGTGATGGGCGTCAGCATGATGGTGATCTTCCCGCTGACCTTCCTGAGCAATGTCTTCGTCGACCCGAAGACGATG
The Streptomyces lunaelactis genome window above contains:
- a CDS encoding ABC transporter permease, whose product is MSTATTTKDVDDLVLEAPKAEDLAALLVRKQRPPRPSALSASLTFGWRAMLKIKHVPEQLFDVTAFPIMMVLMYTYLFGGALAGSVSAYIQFLLPGILTMSVVMITMYTGVAVNTDITKGVFDRFRTLPIWRPSPMVGYLLGDVVRYVLASAVMLAVGMIIGYRPHGGPLGVVLGVALLMVFSFAFSWVWTMFGLLLRTEKSVMGVSMMVIFPLTFLSNVFVDPKTMPGWLQAFVNNSPVTHVATAVRELMAGNWPAADIAWSLGWAALLVLVFGSVTMRLYNRK